The genomic window GAGCCGTTACGATGTCGTGACCGGCATTAATGGCGTTACGAAAGCCGGCCGCCTCAAGTCCGCGTTTCAGCGCGAGCTTCGTGCGCATCAACACCTCTGGCCCGATCAGTGACAGCCGCTTCGCATACGCAAGCGTCGCCGATGAAAGTTCCTCCGTCGGAACAACCTTATTGACGATGCCGTATTCGGCGGCGACTTCAGCAGTGATCTGATCGCCGAAATAGATAAACTCGCGAGCACGCCTGTAACCGGCAATCCACGGCATGACGAATGCGGGACCCGCGTAGCCAAGACGAACTTCCGGCTCACCGAACTTCGCATTCTCGGCCGCGATTACGAAATCGCAGAACATCGCGAGCTGGCAACCGCCACCCAGCACATGCCCCTGGACTGAGGCAATGACCGGCTTGGCAGCATCGAAAGGCGCCATCTCGGAGCGAACACTGCCCGCGAGATGCTCGTGCCAGCCGATGGCGCTCTCCTCATGGTTGTCTTCGTCATCGCCCGAAATATCGTGGCCCGCGCAAAAGCTGCGCCCCTCGCCCCGCAGGACCGTGACGGACGTCTGCTTGTCGCGATCAGCCTCGGCGAAGGCATCGACCAGCATGGTCTTCATTGGCTCGGAAATTGCGTTCAGCTTATCGGGCCTGTTGAGGACAACGTAGCCGATGCCATTCTGGCGTTCATAATAAATGTGTCGTGTGTCTGACATGCGGGCTCAGCTCCCGAAAGGCGCTCGGTTAATTACGGAGTCGACGAACGCCGAGAAGAGCCTCCTTGATAACGCGCGTGCAAAGGGCAGATCAAGGATTTTTATTCCTATTAACAAGCCTCGCAACACTAGCCCGACTGCCTTAATTCGACACAATTAATTGATTTATATGTCTTTTCCTGAAATCGACGTGCAATCCCATCGAACCGGGATTAATTTTTTGAAGCAAGTATATTGAACATTATTAAATGTGAGGTTAGGCTGAGCACACTCAAGCGAGTTTCAGAAGGCCAGCCGGAAAATTCGCACAAGGTCCGACCAGACGGACATGAGGGGAAATCATAATGGGCAATACACGGTTCTCAAGCATCATGAATCGGCGCTCCTTCCTTGAAGCTGCGGGAGCGGCGACTGTAACGATCGGATTCGGCGCGCCCGCGCAGGCTCAGGCAAAGGAATTCGTTTCGACAGTCTTCGGTGGCGTCTACGAACGCGAATACCGCAAGCACATCATCGAGCCTTTCGAGAAAGAAACCGGCATCAAGGTTTTGACGAAGACCGGCTTGTCCAGCGAATGGCTGACAAACTCGATC from Hyphomicrobiales bacterium includes these protein-coding regions:
- a CDS encoding Enoyl-CoA hydratase/enoyl-CoA hydratase; its protein translation is MSDTRHIYYERQNGIGYVVLNRPDKLNAISEPMKTMLVDAFAEADRDKQTSVTVLRGEGRSFCAGHDISGDDEDNHEESAIGWHEHLAGSVRSEMAPFDAAKPVIASVQGHVLGGGCQLAMFCDFVIAAENAKFGEPEVRLGYAGPAFVMPWIAGYRRAREFIYFGDQITAEVAAEYGIVNKVVPTEELSSATLAYAKRLSLIGPEVLMRTKLALKRGLEAAGFRNAINAGHDIVTALYASETESGRQFNSLVEREGFKAALAWRSNQFKT